In Drosophila subpulchrella strain 33 F10 #4 breed RU33 chromosome X, RU_Dsub_v1.1 Primary Assembly, whole genome shotgun sequence, the DNA window taacatcaaaactgtaggagccacagttttgggcggtttgtgggcgttagagtgggcgtggcactctactgaaacaaacttgcgctgcgtaagaagctcaggaatctgctcgccaaatctcaatagcctagctctcatagtttccgagatctcagcgttcatccggacagacggacagacggacagacggacagacggacagacggacagacggacatggctagatcgactcggctagtgatcctgatcaagaatatatatactttatggggtcggaaacgcttccttctgcctgttacatactttccgacgaatctagtatacccttttactctacgagtaacgggtataacaagaaagaaagttagcttcggcaagccgaagcttatatacccttgcagctataattattaaatttaaaaacacaaaaaatgatattcccaatagtataagataatatgtcaaaaaacaccgaagctttaatttgtttcatattattttcctaccaattttccgatcgttcctatggcagctatatgatatagtcgtccgattttgataaaattaaattcgaaactcagaactaattaaaaaatgttatttacaagcgtaggaggttatatgtcaaaaagcaccgaagctataatttgtttcatattattttcccaccaatttttcgatcgttcctatggcagctatatgatatagtcgtccgatttcgataaaatttaattcaaaattcaaaattatttaaaaattgttatttccaagcttaggagtttatatgctaaaaaacaccaaagatataattttttttcattttgttgtccgattattcctatgggagctataagatatagttgtccgatccggctggttccgacttatatactaccagcaaaagatataagacttttgggaaagtttcagcccgatagctttaaaactgagagactagtttgcgtagaaacggacggacagacggacagacggacagacggacatggctagatcgactcgtctagtcatgctgatcaagaataaatatactttatggggtcggaaacgtctccttcactgcgttgcaaacttctgactgaaatcaatataccctctgcaagggtataaaaatatggcTTACATTAATtccgtttttattttgttaatgTTACTGTGCAGTAAATAAGTTGTTATAGTGTGAAATGCGTTTTACGCTGCGTGAGATTATTCCATTTTCCGTTTATTTTCAGTACAATAAATCACAGCTCAAGCCACGCTGTGTGAGTGAGATCGAAAACTGGTTATCGCTGGGGTCATCTCGTTCTCGCATTTACCATGGGATACAAAACGATGAATGAAAAAATTCAAACATTTGaaaattgaaatgttttttttattgatttaagGGCTGCTCAATTACCTTTTGTTCAACTTTTCAAGAATATGGCCTAAACATTTTAAGAACGTATTTACGAACATAAGATTTTTTAAGGGGACGTGCCTACAGGCATGTTCAAATGTGTTTTTTTCAAGACAAATGCTTTAGAATGGCTGTACTGATGCGATCGGCATTTTTCATTTAACAAAACTGACTTTTAGACCAAAAACGACGAGTCAACTTTTTATACAAGTAACATTAAAACAATTGGTTTTATAAAGGACGAGTGAACCCATATTTATAACGTAACAAATAATCTTGTATTACCTGcaattattacaaaatatttaaaaacgtaaccaaaaaacaaattttttttcttgaaattTTTAGGTGTCCAGAGGGGGTCCCTTCACTGGGGTTGTGGGGGCGATGGCGCCCACTGTGCTCTGCCGCTGCCTCTGGCGGCGCCGCAGTCGACCGTTAGCCGCAAATTGTTTGCGTTGGTTGTACTTTTTGTTGGCTTTTGTCAATTGCCTTCGTTGGCAGCATCGCAGCGGTCGCCCTTCGCAGTTCTTGCTAGTTAGTTGCTCCTTAATTGATCACTAAATCCGCCCTAGTAAGTAAAACTAAAGCTAAGAACTGGCAAAGGTTCAAAATCCTAAGTCCTTTCCTGCAAAGTTCCATGGCATAGTGCCATCTCGTTCGCACCCTACGCacttaaccaaaaaaaaaattccaaccggcaaaatacaaatacaaaatagAGAGCAGAGAAAAACatgtgctttttttttttacatgttTCTTACATACGTATTgttcgttgtttttgtttttgtttttctattttGGAGCCGCGTGcttttgaaaaacaaatatataaatatacatacatatgtacatatatttacatatgGGGActtgtgcgagtgtgtgtaaAAAGGGGGAGATAAACAAGAAAGAGCAATAAAAAACTCCTGAGCGAACAAgaatgaagaagaagaaagtgTGCACTGAAAAAATTTAGAAACAACTtaccttaaaaattgtttaaatttactattgaaaaaatcttaaaattttacattcaaaaattaaatttggaaaaaaaatttaaaaatatatatttacacaGATTTTTCGCTTTGCCTGGTTCATTTAAAATCTGAATCCTAATTTGTATCTGAGCTTACTGTACTTGCACAAGAACAATAGATTCCGACCTACCCTAGTCTAGTCCTAAACTCAGTTATACCCCACAAAACGTGGCCCCAGATACTAGTGCTCTTCATATAATATACGAAAACACTGTCCCTTATTTGAGTTTGCTTTGTAGATGATAGACTTCGAGTGGCGTATCGTATAGAGTGCAATCAATCAGTGCCACCTGGAAACCTTATCTACAATATACGACCCAACCTGAACGGCAGCTACTATTTGTTTACCAACTTATAAGGGGTTTCGAACTGAAACCATTAGGATAAACAATGGGATCAATGAACGGGTAAATCTAAAGTTAGacagaaaaacaaggaaaaccTTATTAGGGATTGAAGTTTCCGCACAACCATGCTAATTTCCGCATTTAGCTGAATTTAATAGTAAACTTTCCCCACTTGACTCGACGAGGAAAACCTTGAGATTTAAAGTCGTAAAAAAAGCATGTCATTGCCCTTTGAATAAGTATTACTGAAAAGTCTAAACAGAACCAGACATCTATTTCTAAATAAGttcatacatatgtatatcaCTGTGCAAATTCAAAGAGTTGATAGGCCTTCCTTCCTGTTTTCTAATGGCTCTtctttttatcaattttttgtCGTGTCATCGTTTTTCAGACCCGACCTTTTCGCTTTCGattgaataataataatctcGTGCAATTTCGCAATCTCAGTCGCAATGAGACaacaagaaatttattttggttcAGCTTTCTTTCGTTTTTCCCTACGTATccccaccggactttggaggTGATAAGGTCTAGGATCATCAAAGGTCCAACCACAACATCTGGCGTTTTTGAAGTCAAAAAACATTGAAGTCTTTAGCAGCATATAGCTATTGAAGTGATAACCAAATCCGTACCAtcagttattattattttagatTTTTGTAACAAAAAGTGATAGCTAAAAATAACATACCTTAGATTATTGATTTCCTATATTCTTGCCGCCCATACCAAATTGGAAACTCCTAAGTTATACTCAGAAAGTTGTATCCTTGGAAGGCAGGTATCCTACCCACAGCAATAGATACATATCTTGATCACACAACCAAATGTTATAATCCATACTGTCCAAATTGCTTTCACCCTTACAGAGATGCCACAACCAAAGCCGTACGAAAGGCCCGCGGACTTCATCGATCCCGGAAAGCCGTCCAAGTGCAAATGGCATCTGGGGACCACGGAAAAATCGCCCCACACCCAACGGGGCATCGCACATCGTCAACAGATCACGCCGAACATTCTCGAGGTGATCGGATGCACTCCACTGGTCAAATTAAATCATATCCCCGCCAGCGAGGGAATCGAGTGCGAGATGTGTAAGTCCCAAATGGGATATAAGCCTACTTTCCCACTTAGTTAATATATAGATGATTGCCTACATTTACCTTATCAAATATCAAAAGTACTTATGGTACATATATCATGTATTTCATAACGAAGAAAAACAGATTTGAGTTAAAACTTTGACTGTACATTACAACAAgcaataatataaaatatctttagggtcttcaaatattttcttgaacataatgataatgatatcATGAACTTGATTTCTTTACTAAGATCCTCTTGGGATATATTTAGGTTGAAAATGATATATTGTAAGGATCAACCTgattaatattttgaaattttcgTAGATGCCAAATGCGAGTTCCTTAATCCTGGAGGATCGGTGAAGGACCGCATCGGCTATCGCATGGTGCAGGATGCCGAGGAGCAGGGTCTCCTGAAGCCAGGATTCACCATCATCGAACCGACGTCGGGCAACACGGGCATCGGCCTGGCGATGGCCTGTGCGGTCAAGGGGTACAAGTGCATCATCGTGATGCCCGAGAAGATGTCCAACGAGAAGGTATCGGCGCTGCGAACCCTGGGGGCCAAGATCATAAGGACGCCCACGGAGGCCGCCTACGACTCGCCGGAGGGATTGATCTACGTGGCCCAGCAACTGCAGCGGGAAACGCCCAACTCGATTGTCCTGGATCAGTATCGGAACGCTGGCAATCCGCTGGCCCACTACGATGGCACTGCCGCCGAAATCCTGTGGCAGCTGGACAACCAGGTGGACATGATAGTGGTCTCTGCGGGAACGGCGGGCACCATCAGCGGCATTGGCCGGAAGATCAAGGAGCAGGCTCCCAACTGCCAGATTGTCGGCGTGGATCCCTACGGCTCGATCCTCGCGCGTCCCGCGGAGCTCAACAAGACCGATGTGCAATTCTACGAGGTGGAGGGCATTGGCTATGACTTCCCGCCCACCGTTTTCGACGATGCCGTGGTGGATGTGTGGACGAAGATCGGCGATCCCGATTGCTTCCCCATGAGCCGGCGCCTAAACGCGGAGGAGGGTCTGCTATGCGGCGGCTCCAGCGGCGGAGCGATGCACGCTGCCCTCCAGTATGCCCGAAAATTGAAGAAGGGCCAGCGCTGCGTGGTTATCCTGCCCGATGGCATACGCAACTACATGACCAAGTTCGTCTCGGACAACTGGATGGAGGCGCGTGGCTTCAAGGAGCCGGTGAACGAGCACGGTCACTGGTGGTGGAACCTGTCCATCGAGCAGCTCCATTTGCCCTCCCCGCCGGCCACTCTCAAGTCGAGTGCAACGGTTGGCGAGGCCATTGCTCTGATGAAGAAACATCGAGTGGACCAGCTGCCCGTTGTGGATCAGGATGATGGGTAGGCCCACTGAATTTCTGCCTCTGCAGAACTCTTGTTTATAACTCATGTGGTTTTCTATCGCTTCTATCTCACTTAGGTCCATTCTGGGCGTGGTGGGTCAGGAGACGCTCATCACCCAGATCGTGAGCATGAACCGACAGCAGTCCGATCCCGCCATCAAGGCCCTTAACAAGCGAGTGATCCGATTGAACGAATCCGAGACCCTTGGCAAGCTAGCCCGCGTCCTCGAGGTGGATCCCAGTGTGCTCATCCTGGGAACGAGCTCGGCCGGCAAGGAGGAGCTCAGGGCAGTGGCCAGCAAGCTGGACGTGACCACCTTTATTGCCGCAGGCCAGCAGAATCCCAAGGCCAATGGCACCACCAACGGCAGTAGCCACTAAAATAGAGATCCGTGTCCCACAGATTCGGCCACCTACCGATTATATCTACGCGCTTTTAACTTATACCCTCAAGCATATCGCCTTATGTCCaataaagcattttactaTACACGAATCCTTTAGGTTTCTCTTGTAGAAAGCACATTCGGACTAATTCCGAAACTTGTATCCTTAAGTTACAATCTTTACGTGCCTTTAGCACTAAAAATATGTGTTTTTTCTGAAATACCAGTCATTAGTAATTCGTCAGATTTTCACCAAGAAAACTTTGATGTTGTTAATAAATCAGGCATTAATTTTCAACTGATTGATACCTAGGCTGGCATGCATGACAAATTCAtcaacttttttcctcgtcatTATTGGCCTGTTGGTGACTTATGGAACTGCACGGTTACTTTCATGTACATATATGGCTACTTATAATGCACAAAAAAGTACAGTTCACAACAACCGCCTTTTGGTTTTATTCTTCTTTAGATTTGGTTCCAAAAGAAGACATCTATTGGGATAATTGTGTTAATTATTCCTCtggtacatatatataataaatatatttcttgaatgaaattttaattccATTTATCAATATTATTCAGTTCAAGCTTAAACTTAATTAGTAGTAGTAGTCCCAAATacatttttcatattattctACAGAAAGATAAAGACCAACACCAACTCCAGTAAATGAGACTTTCGAACTAGTTCTGATACGTTttcacatatatatatttcgttCGATTCGCTTACATGCTGTTTTCTTGTTTAAGGAGCTACACGCATCTGGTTTACTTAAGACATTTgtaaaagataaaaaaaatacatggTTTTTTGGGGTTTGGTGCAACTAAATGCATGAGGGGTAAAGCAGGAGAAAGCAGCAAATAATACTCGTTGAGCGATAGAGAGATTACCAAATATTCAAAATAGACAGAGACAGAAAGAGAGAGCTAATATACAGAACAC includes these proteins:
- the LOC119557696 gene encoding cystathionine beta-synthase-like protein, which translates into the protein MPQPKPYERPADFIDPGKPSKCKWHLGTTEKSPHTQRGIAHRQQITPNILEVIGCTPLVKLNHIPASEGIECEMYAKCEFLNPGGSVKDRIGYRMVQDAEEQGLLKPGFTIIEPTSGNTGIGLAMACAVKGYKCIIVMPEKMSNEKVSALRTLGAKIIRTPTEAAYDSPEGLIYVAQQLQRETPNSIVLDQYRNAGNPLAHYDGTAAEILWQLDNQVDMIVVSAGTAGTISGIGRKIKEQAPNCQIVGVDPYGSILARPAELNKTDVQFYEVEGIGYDFPPTVFDDAVVDVWTKIGDPDCFPMSRRLNAEEGLLCGGSSGGAMHAALQYARKLKKGQRCVVILPDGIRNYMTKFVSDNWMEARGFKEPVNEHGHWWWNLSIEQLHLPSPPATLKSSATVGEAIALMKKHRVDQLPVVDQDDGSILGVVGQETLITQIVSMNRQQSDPAIKALNKRVIRLNESETLGKLARVLEVDPSVLILGTSSAGKEELRAVASKLDVTTFIAAGQQNPKANGTTNGSSH